A part of Desertifilum tharense IPPAS B-1220 genomic DNA contains:
- a CDS encoding ParA family protein, with translation MAKIVSIFNNKGGVGKSTICWNLSDALARLGKRVLLIDFDPQCNLSIAVLGESVFVNTLPTQNVPYGTTIRSFLQRFLQNTGGEELFLHRGIHTHPNVAVVAGDFWLNVYADSLNVGSDLLSGTGLSRYVALRRIVEKAEKEEGENFDFVFIDLPPSFGALVRAAFYSSDYYIVPCTSDNFSVYCVGLIGQMVPSFIRDWQSGLARFTESNPHFSEFNNLGQPIFAGWIFNGFDTARRRRTSDEIAAGAPLGEKEMNQADETMHDRIAEAVQDDLVDVIGRQITAYNSIANVPTENFRIGDVEDANVLIQNSLWLNVPLGQLEHHKQVVSLRDRSKWADNQIEQIRLFRQKFEETARLVEQICI, from the coding sequence ATGGCAAAAATAGTTTCCATTTTTAACAACAAAGGCGGTGTTGGAAAATCAACTATCTGCTGGAATCTTTCAGATGCTCTTGCAAGGCTTGGTAAGCGAGTACTTCTAATTGACTTTGATCCGCAATGTAATCTTTCTATAGCAGTCTTAGGGGAATCAGTTTTTGTAAACACTCTGCCTACACAGAACGTGCCATATGGCACAACGATTAGATCTTTTTTACAGCGATTTCTTCAAAATACAGGAGGCGAAGAACTCTTTTTACATAGAGGTATTCACACCCACCCAAATGTAGCTGTTGTTGCAGGCGATTTTTGGCTTAACGTTTATGCTGACTCGCTTAACGTGGGTTCGGATCTCCTTTCAGGTACAGGGCTTTCACGCTATGTTGCTCTACGACGCATTGTTGAGAAGGCTGAGAAGGAAGAAGGAGAAAATTTCGACTTCGTTTTTATCGATCTTCCACCCTCATTTGGTGCGCTTGTTCGCGCAGCCTTTTATTCTTCTGATTACTATATTGTTCCTTGTACTTCAGATAATTTCAGCGTCTACTGCGTTGGTTTAATTGGTCAAATGGTGCCCTCCTTTATTCGTGATTGGCAGAGCGGTTTAGCTCGGTTCACGGAGAGTAATCCTCATTTTAGTGAATTCAATAATTTAGGGCAGCCTATTTTTGCAGGCTGGATTTTTAATGGTTTCGATACTGCTAGGCGTAGACGCACATCCGATGAGATTGCCGCAGGTGCCCCTTTGGGGGAAAAAGAAATGAACCAAGCTGATGAAACTATGCATGACAGAATTGCAGAAGCAGTGCAAGACGATCTTGTAGATGTAATTGGAAGACAAATCACCGCATACAACTCAATAGCAAATGTACCCACTGAAAACTTTCGGATTGGAGATGTTGAGGATGCCAATGTACTAATTCAAAATAGTTTGTGGCTTAATGTTCCTCTTGGTCAACTTGAACATCATAAGCAAGTTGTTAGCCTTCGAGATAGAAGTAAGTGGGCAGACAATCAGATTGAGCAAATTCGTTTGTTTCGCCAGAAGTTTGAGGAAACCGCAAGGCTTGTTGAACAAATCTGTATTTGA
- a CDS encoding retropepsin-like aspartic protease translates to MRDGQRYSFTERIDSLGRSVIMPYLPLTLTLGNQSQEVTALLDTGASVNVLPYEMGLQLGAVWENQTVSIPLSGNLGRSSSRGLVVSATISQFHPVLLGFAWTESRDVPVILGHMNFFAEFNVCFYRHELAFEVCPKSG, encoded by the coding sequence ATGCGTGATGGACAGAGATATTCCTTTACTGAGCGCATTGACAGTCTTGGGCGCTCTGTCATCATGCCATATTTACCCTTGACTCTCACATTGGGCAATCAATCCCAAGAAGTGACTGCATTGCTGGATACAGGTGCGAGTGTCAATGTTCTACCCTACGAAATGGGTCTACAGCTAGGGGCAGTTTGGGAAAATCAAACTGTCTCAATTCCGTTGAGTGGTAATTTAGGGCGAAGTAGTTCACGCGGTTTGGTTGTGTCTGCTACGATCTCTCAATTCCATCCAGTGCTACTTGGGTTTGCTTGGACTGAATCGAGAGATGTACCTGTCATTCTTGGACACATGAATTTCTTTGCAGAGTTCAACGTGTGTTTTTATCGACACGAGTTGGCTTTTGAAGTTTGCCCAAAGAGCGGGTAA
- a CDS encoding DUF433 domain-containing protein → MLGNTSIISTSPDVMGGTPVFAGTRVPVQTLLDYLKAGESIDDFLDGFPTVSREQVIALLEEAGKQLIGMVA, encoded by the coding sequence ATGCTTGGCAATACTTCAATTATCAGCACGTCTCCTGATGTTATGGGCGGTACTCCAGTTTTTGCTGGTACTAGGGTTCCTGTTCAAACGCTTCTAGATTATCTCAAAGCAGGTGAATCAATCGACGACTTTTTAGATGGATTTCCAACTGTGAGTAGAGAACAGGTCATCGCCTTGCTGGAGGAAGCTGGGAAACAGCTAATAGGCATGGTGGCATAG
- a CDS encoding DUF5615 family PIN-like protein translates to MRLLLDECIDRKLAREFPGYEVKTVPQMGWAGVKNGQLLALAEAEFDIFITVDRNLSFQQNLPQFDIAVIVLQAPSNRLADLKPLAPQVLALLATVAKGQAIAIGA, encoded by the coding sequence ATAAGGCTCCTGTTAGATGAATGCATTGATCGCAAACTTGCAAGAGAATTTCCTGGCTACGAAGTGAAAACAGTTCCGCAAATGGGATGGGCAGGAGTCAAGAATGGACAGCTTCTTGCTCTTGCGGAAGCAGAGTTTGATATTTTCATCACTGTTGATCGCAACCTGTCATTTCAACAGAATCTGCCACAGTTTGATATTGCGGTAATTGTTTTGCAAGCACCCTCCAATCGTTTAGCTGATCTCAAACCTCTAGCACCTCAAGTTTTAGCTCTTTTAGCTACTGTGGCTAAAGGACAGGCTATAGCGATCGGTGCATGA
- a CDS encoding DUF4238 domain-containing protein, whose translation MSKQITKNQHYVPQCLLKHFCFDAKKGKKINIFDIERSVVRYNQSVKEVFSQNYFYGKDNEVETFMAENIEGSASKVLDKIVDGDFTIVDEDVLTLHRFILSLFYRTPEASERVSGFVNSQLESVVRELLSLNGFDPEEASAGRFNFYQDRLASLITVQGVLDSIILRDLDCHIIKNETASEFYISDHPVFIYNWLYRDLEHPGVTSITATGLQIFLPLSPQITLCLYDPKVYKYGQKSLVTCISKDEDIEILNSFQVINSDSIIGFHSKQNEAHVKQLYERYKSIKLHQYESGILSTQEEGEGKIRSTHFVFTRQAKLRKMPSFVKIKKEARSYASSYQERDPELSAKHMEFKKFINEQRQRSIIELNQGDL comes from the coding sequence ATGAGTAAGCAAATAACTAAGAACCAACATTATGTCCCCCAATGCTTGCTTAAGCATTTTTGTTTTGACGCGAAGAAGGGGAAGAAGATAAATATATTTGATATAGAAAGGTCTGTTGTGAGATATAACCAGTCAGTCAAGGAGGTTTTCTCACAAAACTATTTTTATGGTAAGGACAATGAAGTTGAAACCTTCATGGCTGAAAATATAGAAGGTTCAGCTTCAAAAGTACTAGATAAAATCGTTGATGGAGACTTCACTATAGTTGACGAAGATGTCTTAACTTTACACAGATTTATTTTATCCCTTTTTTATAGAACACCTGAAGCAAGTGAAAGAGTAAGTGGATTTGTAAATTCACAGCTTGAGTCAGTGGTGCGTGAACTTTTGAGCTTGAACGGATTTGATCCAGAAGAAGCAAGTGCTGGGCGATTCAACTTTTATCAAGACCGATTAGCATCTCTAATTACTGTTCAAGGAGTGCTTGATTCCATAATCCTAAGAGATTTGGATTGCCACATTATTAAAAATGAAACTGCATCAGAGTTCTATATATCTGATCATCCTGTATTCATCTACAATTGGCTCTACCGAGATTTAGAACATCCTGGAGTTACAAGCATTACTGCAACTGGACTACAGATTTTTCTTCCCCTCTCTCCTCAAATAACACTTTGCCTATATGATCCAAAAGTATATAAATATGGGCAAAAAAGTTTGGTAACTTGCATTTCAAAAGATGAAGACATTGAAATCTTAAATTCTTTTCAGGTAATCAACTCAGATTCGATTATAGGATTTCATTCAAAACAAAACGAAGCTCACGTAAAGCAATTGTACGAAAGATATAAAAGCATAAAGTTGCATCAGTACGAGAGTGGCATTTTATCAACTCAAGAGGAAGGCGAGGGGAAAATAAGATCGACACATTTTGTTTTCACTAGACAAGCAAAGTTAAGGAAAATGCCTTCGTTTGTAAAAATTAAAAAGGAAGCTAGAAGCTACGCGTCTTCATACCAAGAGAGAGATCCTGAACTATCTGCAAAACACATGGAGTTCAAAAAGTTTATAAACGAGCAAAGACAACGCAGTATTATTGAGTTAAATCAAGGTGATCTTTAA
- the uvrA gene encoding excinuclease ABC subunit UvrA: MSHPANLSDPLPQASQNGHHAASQNTIRIRGARQHNLKNIDLELPRDRLIVFTGVSGSGKSSLAFDTIFAEGQRRYVESLSAYARQFLGQVDKPDVDAIEGLSPAISIDQKSTSHNPRSTVGTVTEIYDYLRLLFGRAGEPHCPICDRNIAPQTIDEMCDRILELPDRTRFQILAPVVRGKKGTHKKLLSSLAAQGFVRVRVNGEVIELSDSIELDKNYTHNIEIVIDRLIKKPDIQERLTDSLATCLRHSEGIAIIDILPEAEAEGEPPTPLIFSENFACPEHGAVMEELSPRLFSFNSPYGACPNCHGLGSLRTFSEELLVPDPSAPVYMAIAPWSEKDNSYYLSLLYSVGKACGFEIQTPWNQLTAEQQHIILHGTEHEIYIEADSAYRESKGYHKRYQGVIPILDRQYRETGSELQKQKLEPYLIDKPCAVCDGKRLKPEALAVRLGQYRILDLTSHSIRESLERIHQLQLTPRQAQIGDLALREIQARLQFLLDVGLDYLTLDRSAMTLSGGEAQRIRLATQIGAGLTGVLYVLDEPSIGLHQRDNGRLLQTLTKLRDIGNTLIVVEHDEETIRNADYLVDIGVGAGVHGGNIVAQGQLNDILDAPDSLTGAYLSGRRAIATPATRRPGNGKSLILKNCHRNNLKQIDVEIPLGKLVTITGVSGSGKSTLINELLYPALQHHLTRKVPFPTALGKIKGLNAIDKTIVIDQSPIGRTPRSNPATYTGVFDVIRAVFAETIEAKARGYKQGQFSFNVKGGRCEACGGQGVNVIEMNFLPDVYVQCEVCKGARYNRETLQVKYKGFSIADVLNMTVEEALEAFQNIPKAASRLQTLLDVGLGYIQLGQPAPTLSGGEAQRVKLASELSRRATGKTLYLIDEPTTGLSFYDVHQLLNVLQRLVDKGNSIIVIEHNLDAIRCSDWVIDLGPEGGDRGGEIIAQGTPEAIAEVPHSYTGQYLKHVLQQYPPQPEV; encoded by the coding sequence ACAATTTTTAGGTCAAGTGGATAAGCCGGATGTGGATGCTATCGAAGGGTTAAGTCCGGCAATTTCCATCGATCAAAAGTCTACTTCCCATAACCCGCGTTCAACCGTAGGCACCGTTACCGAAATTTACGATTACTTGCGCTTACTATTTGGCAGAGCCGGAGAACCCCACTGTCCGATCTGCGATCGCAATATCGCGCCACAGACGATCGATGAAATGTGCGATCGCATTTTAGAACTTCCAGACCGCACCCGCTTCCAAATTCTCGCACCCGTCGTCCGGGGAAAGAAAGGAACCCATAAGAAATTACTCTCCAGTTTAGCCGCCCAAGGCTTTGTCCGCGTCCGCGTCAACGGCGAAGTCATCGAGTTATCCGACTCCATCGAACTCGATAAAAACTATACCCATAATATTGAAATCGTTATCGACCGTTTAATCAAAAAACCCGATATCCAAGAACGCCTCACCGACTCCCTGGCTACCTGCTTGCGCCATTCTGAAGGGATCGCCATTATCGATATTCTCCCAGAAGCCGAAGCAGAAGGCGAACCCCCCACCCCCCTCATCTTCTCAGAAAACTTCGCCTGTCCCGAACATGGCGCAGTCATGGAAGAACTCTCGCCGCGCCTGTTTTCCTTTAACTCACCCTATGGCGCGTGTCCAAATTGTCACGGGTTGGGAAGTTTGCGAACCTTCAGCGAAGAATTGCTCGTTCCCGATCCTAGCGCGCCTGTCTATATGGCGATCGCACCTTGGTCAGAAAAGGACAACTCCTACTACCTCTCGCTGTTGTATAGCGTGGGTAAGGCTTGCGGTTTTGAAATTCAAACCCCTTGGAACCAACTCACCGCCGAACAACAACACATCATCCTTCACGGAACCGAACATGAAATCTATATTGAAGCCGACTCCGCCTATCGCGAAAGTAAAGGCTATCACAAACGCTACCAAGGCGTCATTCCCATCCTCGATCGCCAGTATAGAGAAACCGGATCGGAACTGCAAAAACAGAAACTCGAACCCTACTTAATTGATAAACCCTGCGCGGTTTGCGATGGAAAGCGCCTCAAACCGGAAGCCTTAGCCGTGCGTTTAGGACAATATCGCATTCTCGACTTAACCAGCCACTCCATCCGCGAAAGCTTAGAACGCATTCACCAACTGCAACTCACCCCCAGACAAGCACAAATTGGCGACTTAGCCTTACGGGAAATTCAAGCCAGGTTGCAATTCTTACTCGATGTTGGCTTAGATTATCTCACCCTAGATCGTTCCGCCATGACGCTATCGGGAGGAGAAGCGCAACGCATCCGCCTCGCCACGCAAATTGGCGCGGGTTTAACCGGAGTTCTCTACGTTTTAGATGAACCGAGTATTGGACTGCATCAGCGCGATAATGGCAGGCTATTACAAACCCTCACTAAGCTGCGCGATATTGGGAATACCTTAATTGTGGTAGAACATGATGAGGAAACCATCCGCAATGCAGATTACTTAGTCGATATTGGCGTAGGTGCAGGCGTACATGGGGGAAATATCGTAGCTCAAGGTCAATTAAACGATATCCTTGATGCTCCCGATTCTCTCACAGGCGCGTATCTTTCGGGAAGAAGAGCGATCGCCACTCCCGCCACTCGCAGACCGGGCAATGGTAAAAGCTTAATCCTAAAAAACTGCCACCGCAACAACCTCAAGCAGATTGATGTCGAAATTCCATTAGGGAAATTAGTCACCATTACCGGCGTTTCCGGTTCGGGAAAATCAACCCTGATTAACGAGTTACTTTATCCCGCCCTGCAACATCATCTCACGCGCAAAGTCCCTTTCCCAACCGCACTGGGCAAAATTAAAGGCCTCAACGCCATCGATAAAACCATTGTCATCGATCAATCGCCCATTGGCAGAACGCCGCGTTCTAACCCTGCAACCTATACTGGCGTGTTTGATGTCATCCGCGCTGTATTTGCCGAAACCATCGAAGCCAAAGCCAGAGGTTACAAACAAGGCCAGTTTTCCTTTAATGTGAAAGGGGGACGTTGCGAAGCTTGCGGCGGACAAGGCGTAAACGTGATTGAAATGAACTTTCTCCCCGATGTTTACGTGCAATGCGAAGTCTGCAAAGGGGCAAGATACAACCGGGAAACCCTGCAAGTTAAGTATAAGGGTTTTTCGATTGCTGATGTGTTGAATATGACAGTAGAGGAAGCCTTAGAAGCCTTCCAAAATATCCCCAAAGCCGCCAGCCGCCTGCAAACCCTACTCGATGTCGGGTTAGGCTATATTCAATTAGGTCAACCCGCACCGACGCTATCAGGTGGAGAAGCACAACGGGTAAAGCTAGCCTCGGAGTTATCCCGCCGCGCCACTGGAAAGACGCTATACCTCATTGACGAACCCACAACCGGGTTATCCTTCTACGACGTGCATCAACTGTTAAACGTGCTGCAACGCTTGGTAGATAAAGGAAATTCCATTATCGTCATCGAACATAACTTAGACGCGATCCGCTGTTCCGATTGGGTGATAGACTTAGGCCCAGAAGGAGGCGATCGCGGTGGTGAAATTATCGCTCAAGGTACCCCAGAAGCGATCGCGGAAGTCCCCCATTCCTACACGGGACAATACCTCAAACACGTCCTCCAACAATACCCACCCCAACCCGAAGTCTAG